From Medicago truncatula cultivar Jemalong A17 chromosome 7, MtrunA17r5.0-ANR, whole genome shotgun sequence, a single genomic window includes:
- the LOC11433107 gene encoding pectinesterase, which yields MKYRDLGNVHNEMDDDSKEDEEWVSNIVIMGVSMLLLALVTIAVVANVGDSKNVAAMKNLNSVCAKTEAPESCLHVLKRVGETATAVDYAKAALNATLKELSLVNMQKPYLEKILTPLQAQSYRDCLELLNMGKDELESLYKLANSSIEDIFQIYPDDVMNSLSAIISYQQTCVNELVRTNSYEILAYSLKIPILLTRITLAIVYNFVERPKIEVQQLDGFQRLNLRAAHKLIEVQHTRIVVAQDGSGQFSTITESLNYCAKNRNNSCVIYVTKGKYEEKVAVPKNLDQVLMYGDGPMKTIVTGIKSIDPKVTTPFRSATFVVKGKRFICKDMGFTAPASVPGASALLVLSDHAAFFSCKIDGGEGSLYAVAQRQFYRDCEIHGSVDIIKGDSATIIQNSQIIVKHRNSSSLALRKNVVSVQSRLDKYEKTGLVIQNCTIIAEQGKINDKSLVGSTCLGTPRDQYSRTIIMESFLGDVVRPKGWCKFSDNYGIDTATFREYNNRGPGARNDMRVHWESYRTNSQNWKSEMMSFTAAEFIQANQWLTNTGIPYESGFFFHK from the exons ATGAAATATCGGGATCTTGGAAACGTTCATAATGAAATGGATGATGATTCAAAAGAGGATGAGGAATGGGTCTCAAACATAGTAATCATGGGTGTCTCAATGTTGCTTCTTGCATTGGTAACCATTGCTGTTGTTGCCAACGTAGGTGACTCCAAAAACGTAGCAGCTATGAAGAACCTTAACTCTGTCTGTGCAAAAACAGAAGCACCAGAATCTTGTCTCCATGTCTTAAAACGCGTAGGTGAAACCGCAACGGCTGTGGATTATGCAAAAGCTGCTCTTAATGCAACCCTTAAAGAATTATCGTTAGTTAACATGCAAAAACCATACCTTGAAAAAATCCTAACTCCTCTACAGGCACAATCATATAGAGATTGTTTGGAATTGTTGAATATGGGAAAAGATGAACTAGAATCTTTGTATAAGCTGGCAAATTCGTCTATTGAAGATATATTCCAAATATATCCAGATGATGTTATGAATAGCCTAAGTGCTATCATTTCATATCAACAAACTTGTGTAAATGAATTGGTAAGAACAAATAGTTATGAGATTTTGGCGTATTCTTTGAAAATACCAATTCTTCTTACAAGGATTACATTAGCCATTGTCTATAATTTTGTCGAGAGGCCGAAAATCGAAGTTCAACAACTTGATGGGTTTCAAAGATTGAACCTGAGAGCTGCGCACAAACTTATTGAGGTTCAACATACAAGAATAGTTGTGGCTCAAGATGGAAGTGGCCAATTCTCAACCATAACTGAGTCACTAAATTATTGTGCAAAGAATAGAAATAATTCATGTGTTATTTATGTGACCAAAGGTAAATATGAGGAAAAAGTGGCGGTACCTAAGAATTTAGACCAAGTTCTCATGTATGGTGATGGCCCTATGAAAACCATTGTCACTGGAATCAAATCAATAGACCCCAAGGTTACAACCCCCTTTCGGTCAGCTACTTTTG TGGTAAAGGGCAAAAGATTCATCTGCAAAGATATGGGTTTCACAGCTCCAGCTAGCGTACCAGGAGCATCAGCACTCCTTGTACTTTCTGATCATGCAGCATTCTTCAGCTGCAAAATTGACGGCGGAGAAGGAAGCTTATACGCAGTCGCGCAGCGCCAATTCTACAGAGACTGCGAAATTCATGGTAGTGTAGACATCATCAAAGGAGACTCAGCAACTATAATTCAAAACTCGCAAATAATTGTGAAGCACCGAAATTCTTCTAGCTTAGCTCTGAGAAAAAATGTGGTGAGTGTTCAATCAAGACTAGACAAATATGAGAAAACTGGACTTGTGATCCAAAACTGCACCATCATAGCAGAACAAGGCAAAATCAATGATAAAAGTCTTGTTGGTTCGACATGTTTGGGAACTCCGCGTGACCAATATTCAAGAACAATCATAATGGAATCATTTCTTGGTGATGTTGTACGTCCAAAAGGTTGGTGTAAATTTAGTGATAACTATGGAATTGATACAGCAACGTTTAGAGAGTATAATAACAGAGGCCCTGGTGCAAGAAATGATATGAGGGTTCATTGGGAGAGTTATAGAACAAATTCTCAGAATTGGAAAAGTGAAATGATGAGTTTTACAGCTGCTGAGTTTATTCAAGCAAACCAATGGTTGACAAATACAGGCATTCCATATGAATCtggttttttctttcataaatag
- the LOC11427228 gene encoding uncharacterized protein yields the protein MGGGGATTNAEAQYTTAKISVWWDIENCHVPKGSDPHAIAQNISSALVRMNYCGPVSISAYGDTTRIPASVQHALSSTGISLNHVPAGVKDASDKKILVDMLFWAVDNPAPANYLLISGDRDFSNALHQLRMRRYNILLAQPQKASAPLVAAAKSVWLWTTLLAGGPPLTSGDTQQLSNSSFLPSSETLQVPVSNAAQTQQQGGPYSEIHAGNSNVQNGGRGFDSRYQGRPTWRNPSQPNGPKAMNPPPVGLQDNRNNVNNYRPGNYNPNVSQSGSTANFERANSDPLWSNNGNQQGNHQNQQGNHQNQQGNHQNPYSQPLRPNGFPLQPPFAPSNSYSPNSHTFATTPVPPRTVGNNFSTGSPRTVPDIGNLNISGYPNNGHNPRTVPQRSGDLKPNPKSSAPLPVRSTNEQNGHMVHSSTTQGYPHGPEYQPTHSTAMGNNKLPSNGKWGSSGCPKPSEYVQGLIGVVLLALNSLKNAKMMPTEKNITDSIRYGDPKHRNTDVKKALESAMEQQMVVKQNLGALTLYVGKNDKLWKCVNPLGGNPKQHSKEIWDEIQNFLTTPAGRSAIMDTQCKYEAGIVIKSMCFKDLALGDVLQILNMVITHKKWIVHQQSGWQPLILTLPESNPDSGVTSDA from the exons ATGGGCGGAGGTGGAGCAACAACTAACGCGGAGGCGCAGTATACGACGGCGAAGATATCGGTATGGTGGGATATAGAGAACTGTCATGTTCCTAAAGGCTCCGATCCACATGCAATTGCGCAGAATATCAGTTCAGCACTTGTTCGTATGAACTATTGTGGTCCCGTTTCCATCTCCGCCTATGGTGACACCACTCGTATACCTGCTTCTGTACAGCACGCGCTTTCTAGCACCGGAATTTCGCTTAATCATGTTCCCGCCG GTGTGAAAGATGCAAGTGATAAGAAGATCCTTGTCGACATGCTGTTCTGGGCAGTGGACAACCCTGCACCTGCgaattatttattgatttcgGGTGATCGAGATTTCTCTAATGCCCTCCATCAACTGCGAATGAGGAGGTATAATATTCTTCTCGCACAACCTCAAAAAGCATCTGCACCACTAGTTGCAGCAGCTAAGAGTGTATGGCTCTGGACTACTCTCTTAGCTGGAGGACCTCCACTAACCAGTGGTGATACACAACAACTCAGTAATAGTAGCTTCTTACCGTCTTCTGAAACTCTACAAGTTCCTGTCTCAAATGCTGCTCAGACACAGCAACAGGGGGGTCCCTATTCTGAAATTCATGCTGGAAATTCAAATGTTCAAAACGGAGGAAGGGGATTTGATTCTAGATATCAGGGTAGACCAACTTGGAGAAACCCGAGTCAACCAAATGGACCGAAAGCAATGAATCCACCCCCAGTTGGACTTCAAGATAACCGTAATAATGTAAACAATTATCGACCTGGCAACTATAATCCAAATGTTTCTCAAAGTGGATCAACCGCAAACTTTGAGCGCGCCAATTCTGATCCATTATGGAGCAATAATGGTAATCAACAAggaaatcatcaaaatcaacagggaaatcatcaaaatcaacagGGGAATCATCAAAATCCATATTCCCAGCCATTAAGACCAAACGGTTTTCCATTGCAACCTCCTTTTGCACCTAGTAATTCATATTCTCCAAATTCCCATACTTTTGCAACTACACCGGTGCCACCTAGGACTGTTGGAAACAATTTCAGTACAGGATCACCTAGAACTGTGCCAGATATTGGCAATCTGAACATATCTGGTTATCCCAATAATGGTCATAACCCCCGCACTGTTCCGCAACGGAGTGGAGATTTGAAACCGAATCCTAAGAGTAGTGCTCCACTTCCGGTAAGATCAACGAATGAACAAAATGGACATATGGTGCATAGCAGTACCACACAAGGCTATCCACATGGTCCAGAATATCAACCTACACACTCGACAGCAATGGGTAATAATAAACTTCCCTCTAATGGTAAGTGGGGATCTTCAGGTTGTCCTAAACCTTCTGAATATGTACAAGGCCTTATAGGTGTTGTTTTACTTGCCCTGAACTCACTAAAAAATGCCAAGATGATGCCAACTGAGAAGAATATAACTGATAGCATCCGTTATGGAGATCCCAAGCATCGCAACACTGATGTTAAGAAAGCTCTGGAGAGTGCTATGGAGCAGCAGATGGTGGTAAAACAAAATTTAGGTGCTTTAACGCTGTATGTTGGTAAGAATGACAAACTCTGGAAGTGTGTAAATCCCTTAGGTGGAAATCCTAAACAGCACTCCAAAGAAATTTGGGACgaaattcaaaattttctaaCAACCCCTGCTGGTAGATCGGCAATAATGGATACACAGTGCAA GTATGAAGCAGGTATTGTGATAAAGAGCATGTGTTTTAAAGATCTTGCTTTGGGCGATGTCCTTCAGATATTGAACATGGTGATAACCCATAAAAAATGGATAGTTCATCAGCAGTCTGGCTGGCAACCACTCATCCTTACTCTTCCCGAGTCAAACCCCGATTCAGGGGTCACCTCTGACGCATAG
- the LOC11426640 gene encoding 60S ribosomal protein L13-1 — protein sequence MVKHNNVIPNEHFRKHWQNYVKTWFNQPARKTRRRLARQKKAVKIFPRPTAGPLRPIVHGQTQKYNMKLRAGKGFSLEELKSAGIPKKLAPTIGISVDHRRKNRSLEGLQANVQRLKTYKAKLVVFPRRARKVKAGDSTPEELANATQVQGSYLPIVREKPSVELVKITDEMKAFKAYYKLRLERTNKRHLGARLKRAAEAEKEDKK from the exons ATGGTGAAGCATAACAATGTTATCCCTAACGAACACTTCCGCAAGCATTGGCAAAACTATGTCAAGACATGGTTTAACCAACCTGCAAGGAAGACAAGAAGACGCTTAG CTCGTCAGAAGAAGGCGGTGAAGATTTTCCCAAGGCCTACTGCTGGACCTCTCAGGCCTATTGTTCATGGACAGACTCAGAAATACAATATGAAACTAAGGGCTGGTAAAGGGTTCTCCCTTGAGGAGTTGAAG TCTGCAGGTATTCCCAAAAAGCTTGCTCCAACTATTGGCATTTCTGTCGATCATCGCCGCAAGAACCGATCATTGGAAGGTCTGCAAGCCAACGTGCAGAGGCTGAAGACATACAAGGCCAAGTTGGTTGTCTTCCCAAGACGTGCACGCAAGGTCAAG GCTGGTGATTCCACTCCTGAGGAACTAGCAAATGCTACACAGGTTCAAGGTTCATACTTACCAATTGTGAGGGAGAAGCCATCTGTGGAGCTTGTTAAGATTACAGATGAAATGAAGGCATTTAAGGCTTATTACAAGCTTCGTCTTGAGCGAACAAACAAACGCCATTTGGGTGCCAGACTGAAGAGGGCTGCTGAGGCAGAGAAGGAAGACAAGAAGTGA